The nucleotide sequence TTCAAGGGTTGCTGGTTGTCAACTGCACAATGTACGCGAGATCTGTGAGCATCGCGCGGGTGACCCTGCCTTAGTGTGGTGACTGCGGTTTCGCTCCCGGTGATGGAGGTTGGGGTGAGGGAGCGACGGGGGCTGCTGGCCCCAGGCCTCGTTTGATCACGACGGTCGTCTGTGGCGAGGCCACGATAATTTCCGTAGTGCTGAACCCTCCCCAGTACAACTCCACGACGTGCGGACCGGCTGCCACTGGGACTGTGGCAGGCCCGTGGAACTCCTTGGCGAGTCCCACCTTTATCCCGTCGATAACGATCTCGGTCTCCTCTGGCGTTACCTCGATCTGCAAAGAGGCATCAGGAGAAAACGAGGGCGGAGCGGTGGGGGGCGGATAGTCCGGCGGCGCCTCGTAGGGGGCCGG is from Candidatus Methylomirabilota bacterium and encodes:
- a CDS encoding PEGA domain-containing protein yields the protein MIKTTRVHTLGVIAALILTSLIVIPVGPALARTHFSFGLNLGVPLGPYPGYWYPYPYPYAIPYPPPGYYPPAPAYPAPYPAPYEAPPDYPPPTAPPSFSPDASLQIEVTPEETEIVIDGIKVGLAKEFHGPATVPVAAGPHVVELYWGGFSTTEIIVASPQTTVVIKRGLGPAAPVAPSPQPPSPGAKPQSPH